Sequence from the Longimicrobiales bacterium genome:
CGCACACGCACGCGGGTGATTGCGTCAGCGCGGCAGTCGGAACGCCACCACGTAGTCGCCCTCACCGAAGATGCCGCCGCCGCCCACGGCGATCGCGACGAGCTGCTCGCCGGACGCGAGCTGGTACGTCATCGGCGTAGCCTTGCCGCTCTCGGGCAGCGGGCCGCGCCAGAGCTCGCGGCCGGTTTCGATGTCATAGGCCTTGAGTGCGCGATCCAGTGCAGCGCCGATGAAGACGAGGCCGCCCGCGGTTGCGATCGGTCCGCCGAGATTGACGGAGCCCCAGTCGGGCGGCAGCTCGGTACCGGGCGGCACGATCCGCTCGAGCGAGCCGAGCGGCACCTCCCACACGTGCTCGCCCGTATCCAGGTCGACGGCGACGAGCGTGCCGAACGGCGGCGGCGTGCACGGCATTCCTGACGGCGAGATCAGGATGCGGCGCCGCATGATGTACGGCGTCCCGCTCATGACGTTGTACTCGTAGCCGAGGTTGAGGCGGTCATTCTCGGCGCGTGCGTCGTCGAGGCTCACGTCCGCGCGCGGAATCAGCTGTACCTCGGCCGCGACGCGGTTGACGGGGATGACGGCGATGCGTCGCGTCGGATTCCAGGCGAGCCCGCCCCAGTGGGCGCCGCCGATATTGGACGGCATGACGAGCGTGCCGCGCGTGTCGGGCGGCGTGAAGATGCCTTCATTGCGGAGCGGCGCAATGAGAGCCCTGCATGCAGCGCGGTCCTCCTCCGTCACGCCCCATACGTCATCGAGCGTGAAGCGGTGCGGGCTGAGCGGTGCAATGCCGCTCGTGAACGGCTGCGTCGGTGACGCTTGCTCGCCGGGTATCGCGCTCGCGGGCACGGCGCGTTCCTCGACGGGGAACAGCGGCTCGCCCGTTTCGCGATGCAGCACGAACAGCATCCCGGTCTTCGTCGCCTGGAGCACGGCCGGAACCTCGACACCGTCGCGCACGATCGTCACAAGCGCGGGCGGCGCAGCATTGTCGTAGTCCCACAGATCGTGATGCACCGACTGGAACGACCAGACCAGCTCGCCTGTCGAAGCGC
This genomic interval carries:
- a CDS encoding pyrroloquinoline quinone-dependent dehydrogenase; the encoded protein is MSADKAARRQATRRVLGPTLAAALLLALATALPAQEIDWRVNGRDAAGTRYSPASVINRDNVARLEVAWTYRTRESDAEFATAKPPSFEATPLVSEGTMYIGTPLGRVIALDAATGEELWVFDPEIRRNVTYGDFASRGVSLWEDPSAAASAPCRRTIFVATAQSELIAIDARDGTLCRAFGTDGRVDLTKGLRIAPYEPAAYTVTSPPVVVNGLVITGSSIGDNTRPDLPSGEVRAYDARTGELRWSWDPIPQDPADPAYGQWGGALAHGTGGANAWSILVADAARDLVFVPTGSAAPDYYGVLRLGDNRYANSIVALRASTGELVWSFQSVHHDLWDYDNAAPPALVTIVRDGVEVPAVLQATKTGMLFVLHRETGEPLFPVEERAVPASAIPGEQASPTQPFTSGIAPLSPHRFTLDDVWGVTEEDRAACRALIAPLRNEGIFTPPDTRGTLVMPSNIGGAHWGGLAWNPTRRIAVIPVNRVAAEVQLIPRADVSLDDARAENDRLNLGYEYNVMSGTPYIMRRRILISPSGMPCTPPPFGTLVAVDLDTGEHVWEVPLGSLERIVPPGTELPPDWGSVNLGGPIATAGGLVFIGAALDRALKAYDIETGRELWRGPLPESGKATPMTYQLASGEQLVAIAVGGGGIFGEGDYVVAFRLPR